Proteins encoded within one genomic window of Herpetosiphonaceae bacterium:
- a CDS encoding Imm26 family immunity protein gives MTTKHQVKEGDIIAIPFDDQRVAAALILHVSKVFRNAILIGIYEQVFPSIDAIDLQTLGGPFIGVPNYTGKQMVRDGDWPVIGNSAALFAAATIPELRVVDTVYYKDTPVRLLSAEEEARYPVHTVAGKGYVEQTLQQHFGKR, from the coding sequence ATGACGACCAAACACCAGGTGAAGGAAGGCGATATTATCGCCATCCCGTTCGACGACCAGCGCGTCGCTGCCGCGCTTATTCTGCATGTCTCGAAGGTGTTCCGCAACGCGATCCTGATTGGCATCTACGAGCAGGTCTTTCCGTCGATCGACGCGATCGATCTGCAGACCCTCGGCGGCCCCTTCATTGGGGTGCCGAATTATACCGGGAAGCAAATGGTGCGCGATGGCGACTGGCCGGTGATTGGCAACAGCGCCGCCTTGTTCGCGGCAGCCACCATTCCTGAATTGCGGGTCGTCGATACGGTGTATTACAAAGACACCCCCGTCCGCCTGCTTTCTGCGGAGGAGGAAGCACGCTATCCGGTGCATACGGTAGCGGGAAAGGGCTATGTCGAACAAACGTTGCAGCAGCACTTTGGGAAGCGTTGA
- a CDS encoding N-6 DNA methylase, with protein sequence MAPAHARDDARSDMTTITAPRRPDHMADLGSSTLLVRSAGWIPSAEPRSAAQHPGRSRVPRQVIAQRDTLADADETQHDFIVSNPPFGGACYLPDVRPDLKAWGTKTEILFTAAILKQVRRGGRIAVILPDGMLFGSTKVLVKLRKTLVEDHMLQTIISLPSDVFYPFAGVSTSILMVQAEGRTTQIRFYAYPVAPQRAHRSRRSPEPVSIDLETMETWETPVEALGSAYELDARRYQPQRTPEIQYDDPRVIIQRLLENQRTIMQTLDELQMLLNQDW encoded by the coding sequence ATGGCACCTGCCCATGCCCGCGACGATGCGCGCAGCGACATGACGACCATCACCGCACCACGACGACCCGACCACATGGCCGATCTAGGCAGCAGTACCCTGCTCGTACGCTCGGCCGGCTGGATTCCATCGGCCGAGCCCCGATCCGCCGCCCAGCACCCTGGGCGCTCCCGTGTACCGCGCCAGGTGATCGCCCAGCGCGATACGCTCGCCGACGCTGATGAAACGCAGCATGACTTTATCGTGAGCAACCCACCATTTGGCGGAGCGTGCTATCTGCCCGATGTGCGTCCCGACTTGAAAGCCTGGGGAACCAAAACCGAGATCCTGTTCACGGCTGCGATCTTAAAGCAGGTGCGCCGCGGTGGCCGGATCGCCGTGATTCTCCCCGACGGCATGCTGTTTGGTTCGACCAAGGTGCTGGTGAAACTCCGCAAAACACTGGTTGAAGACCACATGCTGCAGACGATTATTTCGCTGCCCAGCGACGTGTTTTACCCATTTGCTGGCGTGAGTACCAGCATCTTGATGGTGCAGGCGGAAGGTCGAACAACGCAGATCCGGTTCTACGCCTATCCAGTGGCGCCGCAGCGTGCGCACCGTTCACGGCGATCACCCGAACCAGTGAGCATTGATCTGGAAACCATGGAAACCTGGGAAACGCCCGTCGAAGCGCTCGGTTCAGCCTACGAACTCGATGCGCGTCGCTACCAGCCGCAACGCACACCTGAGATCCAGTACGACGATCCGCGGGTCATTATTCAGCGGTTATTGGAGAACCAACGCACGATCATGCAGACGCTCGACGAATTGCAGATGTTGTTGAATCAAGATTGGTGA
- a CDS encoding RNA ligase family protein has protein sequence MLLTRTQFRDAVFERDHHRCVICGAPAQDAHHIVERRLWPDGGYYLQNGASLCADHHIAAEQTTLSCDDIRQAAGIRQILLPPQFYDADRIDKWGNYEVANGTRLRGELFDDESVQRILRAGGVHHLFSDRVKYPRTPHLPWSPGRAEDDLALADVRAFVGCEVVVTAKMDGANTTLYRDGIHGRSVASAAHPSQSWVKQLHAQIAYDIPPGYRVCGENLYARHSIAYSHLGSYFQVFSMWSDRNHCLSWAETEEWTALLELSLVPVLYRGIWDEQLIQGMYQPVLDGDPCEGYVVRLADAFPYSAFRQSVAKYVRAGHVQTVHNWVRQPVVPNGLQTNEDRRGSSRQIS, from the coding sequence ATGCTGTTAACACGCACCCAATTCCGCGATGCTGTCTTTGAGCGCGACCACCACCGCTGTGTCATCTGTGGCGCGCCCGCTCAGGACGCCCACCATATCGTCGAGCGGCGGCTGTGGCCGGATGGCGGCTATTATCTCCAGAACGGTGCATCGCTCTGCGCCGATCATCATATCGCCGCCGAACAAACGACGCTGAGCTGTGACGACATCCGCCAGGCTGCCGGCATTCGCCAGATTCTGTTACCACCGCAGTTTTATGACGCGGATCGCATCGACAAATGGGGCAACTACGAAGTAGCGAACGGGACCCGCTTGCGCGGCGAACTCTTTGACGACGAGTCGGTGCAGCGGATCTTGCGCGCTGGCGGCGTCCACCATCTGTTCAGCGATCGGGTCAAGTATCCACGCACGCCGCATCTGCCGTGGAGTCCCGGTCGCGCCGAGGACGACCTGGCCTTGGCCGATGTGCGTGCCTTCGTCGGATGCGAGGTCGTCGTCACGGCGAAGATGGACGGCGCGAATACCACGCTCTACCGGGATGGCATCCACGGGCGCTCGGTGGCGTCGGCGGCGCATCCCTCACAAAGCTGGGTCAAACAGCTGCACGCGCAGATTGCCTACGACATCCCACCTGGCTATCGCGTGTGCGGCGAAAACCTGTATGCGCGCCACTCGATCGCCTACAGCCATCTCGGCAGCTACTTCCAGGTGTTCAGCATGTGGAGCGATCGCAACCACTGCCTCTCGTGGGCGGAAACCGAAGAATGGACCGCCTTACTGGAATTGAGCCTGGTCCCCGTGCTGTATCGCGGCATCTGGGACGAGCAGCTGATTCAGGGCATGTACCAGCCCGTCCTCGATGGCGACCCGTGCGAAGGCTACGTCGTGCGCCTGGCCGATGCCTTCCCGTATAGCGCATTCCGCCAGTCGGTGGCCAAATATGTGCGAGCGGGGCATGTGCAAACCGTCCACAATTGGGTCCGGCAGCCGGTGGTCCCCAATGGCCTGCAGACCAACGAGGATCGGCGCGGCTCGTCGCGCCAGATCTCCTGA
- a CDS encoding sigma-70 family RNA polymerase sigma factor: MALITIIPPRPSLAAAQAIDTDGGTGTRVMPDTRTDDRDPVPCGYPGCSVQKPDGRPIKLHRIKAHQLTGGEVPQVAAPPSRGMSTGGVRTEVPATETGDIAQPGNPQIAPAVRDLPSCRSTMVTGEPIERSATGPADEPTASDLLEVEADEPDPDVDVDVDDDPVRRYLREIGQTPLLTAQQEVDLAQAMEAGMFAQDQLDDPDANLDGETKRTLKQLVQTGADARAQMIQANLRLVVSIAKNYRGRGLTFLDLIQEGNIGLMRATGKFDYTKGHKFSTYATWWIRQAVTRAIADQSRTIRLPVHMTETIVLVNRTRSTLADTLNRTPSHQEMADALGWELEKYMTYLNRTALPESLEAPVFEGKDGDEIRLGELVADHTCTATFEMVAHAQLREQLNTILDRLPDRERRVIRLRYGLDDGKSRTLEEVGTLVDGLTRERIRQIEAKALRKLRHPAFGARLRDYLE, from the coding sequence ATGGCGCTCATAACGATTATTCCCCCCCGGCCCAGCCTCGCCGCCGCTCAGGCGATTGATACGGATGGTGGTACGGGCACGCGCGTGATGCCGGACACGCGAACGGATGATCGCGACCCTGTCCCCTGTGGCTACCCCGGCTGTTCTGTTCAGAAGCCAGACGGTCGTCCGATCAAGCTGCATCGCATCAAGGCGCACCAGCTGACGGGTGGCGAGGTACCTCAGGTCGCTGCACCACCATCGCGTGGAATGAGTACGGGCGGTGTGCGTACCGAGGTTCCGGCCACTGAGACGGGAGACATTGCACAGCCAGGCAACCCACAGATCGCACCAGCCGTTCGTGACCTACCATCATGCAGGTCCACCATGGTGACTGGTGAACCGATCGAGCGTAGCGCAACCGGGCCAGCGGACGAGCCAACCGCTTCAGACCTTTTGGAGGTGGAAGCGGACGAACCCGATCCCGATGTGGATGTCGATGTGGATGACGACCCGGTGCGGCGCTACCTGCGTGAAATTGGGCAGACCCCATTACTGACGGCGCAGCAAGAAGTCGACCTCGCCCAGGCCATGGAGGCGGGAATGTTCGCGCAGGACCAGCTCGATGATCCGGATGCGAACCTGGACGGCGAGACCAAACGCACCCTCAAGCAGTTGGTGCAGACGGGAGCGGACGCCCGCGCGCAGATGATCCAGGCGAATCTGCGCCTGGTCGTCAGCATTGCGAAGAACTATCGGGGCCGCGGGTTAACCTTCCTCGATCTCATCCAAGAAGGGAATATCGGGCTGATGCGCGCGACCGGCAAGTTCGATTACACCAAGGGGCACAAGTTCTCGACCTACGCGACGTGGTGGATTCGCCAGGCGGTGACGCGCGCGATTGCAGACCAGTCCCGCACGATTCGCCTGCCCGTCCACATGACCGAGACGATCGTGCTCGTGAACCGCACTCGATCGACGCTCGCGGACACCCTGAACCGTACGCCGAGCCACCAAGAAATGGCGGATGCCCTCGGATGGGAGCTTGAGAAGTACATGACGTATCTGAATCGAACGGCCCTGCCGGAATCGCTGGAGGCACCGGTGTTTGAGGGGAAGGACGGCGACGAGATCCGGCTCGGCGAGCTGGTTGCCGATCACACATGTACCGCAACCTTCGAGATGGTTGCCCACGCACAGCTGCGGGAGCAACTCAACACGATCCTGGATCGGCTTCCCGATCGGGAACGCCGCGTAATTCGGCTGCGGTATGGCCTCGACGACGGCAAGAGCCGCACGCTCGAAGAGGTGGGCACACTCGTCGATGGCCTCACTCGCGAGCGTATCCGCCAGATCGAAGCCAAAGCCCTGCGCAAGCTGCGCCATCCAGCGTTCGGAGCCAGGTTGCGGGATTACCTCGAGTAA
- a CDS encoding helix-turn-helix transcriptional regulator: MTESGGHLRVRVRLPELIAAAQAQWGRVRTRRPVTPMQVRTGVQAHQATIEAYLDDSAAKVRFEMLARLCWFFGCPIDSLLGVEQDGRAPAPVVIGRATMPEQFPPAGSGAIRVLNFMPGEVALHVPGVRAATDWHREAVLQLAAGGQTGVGRQTLTTLLTVLGLARVSQLVEVQCDLDAADPSATKLADAIRIIEPRPTWLAHWEETVQQWRGLAEQTPAPGAVTPVDLAALRYLARQWQPTMLGRLDLLAAGLGIRRSFLRAILEQQVHPEISPNDLPPPVQRFLDDVAPIDWHAQAAADAEQAYQEHRSRTT; the protein is encoded by the coding sequence ATGACCGAATCAGGAGGCCACCTCCGCGTGCGCGTACGCCTGCCGGAGCTGATCGCCGCGGCGCAGGCGCAGTGGGGCCGGGTGCGGACGCGGCGGCCCGTGACGCCGATGCAGGTGCGCACAGGCGTGCAGGCGCATCAGGCGACGATCGAGGCGTACCTGGACGACAGCGCCGCCAAGGTTCGCTTCGAGATGCTGGCCCGCCTGTGCTGGTTTTTCGGCTGTCCGATCGACTCGCTGCTCGGCGTTGAGCAGGACGGACGCGCGCCGGCCCCCGTCGTGATCGGCCGCGCGACGATGCCGGAGCAGTTCCCGCCTGCCGGCAGCGGCGCGATTCGCGTGCTGAACTTCATGCCCGGCGAGGTCGCGCTGCACGTGCCGGGCGTGCGCGCGGCGACCGATTGGCATCGGGAGGCCGTGCTGCAGCTGGCCGCCGGTGGGCAGACCGGGGTCGGGCGGCAGACGCTTACGACGCTCCTGACGGTGCTGGGCCTGGCGCGCGTGAGCCAGTTGGTGGAGGTCCAGTGCGATCTCGATGCCGCCGACCCATCGGCGACCAAGCTCGCCGATGCGATTCGGATCATTGAGCCGCGCCCGACATGGCTGGCGCACTGGGAGGAGACCGTGCAGCAGTGGCGGGGCCTGGCGGAGCAGACGCCCGCTCCCGGTGCCGTGACGCCGGTGGACCTGGCCGCCCTGCGGTATCTCGCGCGGCAGTGGCAGCCGACCATGCTGGGGCGGCTCGATCTCCTGGCGGCGGGGCTCGGTATCCGCCGGAGCTTCCTGCGCGCGATACTGGAGCAGCAGGTCCACCCGGAGATCAGCCCCAACGATCTCCCGCCCCCGGTCCAGCGGTTCCTGGACGACGTTGCCCCGATCGACTGGCATGCCCAGGCGGCGGCGGACGCGGAGCAGGCGTATCAAGAACACCGCTCGCGCACCACCTGA
- the drmC gene encoding DISARM system phospholipase D-like protein DrmC: protein MSAPPPALLAALTTLALELPAPVIGQVAAALRTVPPGAWSTLLARAQQAAGTPHARNTLAGLIATWQQAAPAVTPESLALALESAAATAAQVQAQQQVELVWTGPASPIPLRRTAQALQQVIDAARHELIIVAFAVYDVPEIGLALARAANRGARLWLIVESPQASAGKIAYDGLAALGAQVVDRATVLRWPRDRRPQDASGKTGALHAKCAVADGTLAYVSSANLTHYALNLNMELGVLVRGGPVPQQVAAHWRHLVQSQVLEPLARD, encoded by the coding sequence ATGAGCGCGCCGCCGCCGGCCCTGCTCGCCGCGCTGACGACCCTGGCGCTCGAGCTGCCCGCGCCGGTGATCGGCCAGGTCGCCGCCGCGCTGCGGACGGTCCCGCCGGGCGCGTGGAGCACGCTGCTGGCCCGCGCGCAGCAGGCCGCCGGCACGCCGCACGCCCGGAACACCCTGGCCGGGCTGATCGCGACCTGGCAGCAGGCGGCACCCGCGGTCACGCCGGAGAGCCTGGCGCTGGCGCTGGAGTCCGCCGCGGCGACCGCCGCCCAGGTGCAGGCCCAGCAGCAGGTCGAGCTGGTCTGGACCGGCCCGGCCAGCCCGATCCCGCTCCGCCGCACGGCCCAGGCGCTCCAGCAGGTGATCGACGCGGCGCGGCACGAGCTGATCATCGTGGCCTTCGCGGTCTACGACGTGCCGGAGATCGGGCTGGCGCTGGCGCGGGCGGCAAACCGGGGCGCGCGCCTCTGGCTGATCGTCGAGTCGCCCCAGGCGAGCGCCGGGAAGATCGCCTACGACGGGCTGGCCGCGCTGGGCGCGCAGGTGGTCGACCGCGCGACGGTGCTGCGCTGGCCGCGCGACCGGCGACCGCAGGACGCGAGCGGCAAGACCGGCGCGCTCCACGCCAAGTGCGCCGTCGCGGATGGCACGCTGGCCTACGTGTCGAGCGCCAACCTCACACACTACGCGCTGAATCTCAACATGGAGCTGGGGGTGCTGGTGCGCGGCGGCCCCGTGCCGCAACAGGTGGCCGCGCACTGGCGGCACCTGGTGCAATCCCAGGTGCTCGAACCGCTCGCGCGTGACTGA
- a CDS encoding DUF1998 domain-containing protein: MTIFEKYSVGEVRPSQLLHTFGVGAVIDLPHLSVMIMGLDDWDTRRAQEIGEDRLLTAVQRELGQQVERLLGPPRDTTPPTANPFAQPPQVGVPVATFPRWLLCPYCRLLAPLDSGLVQLKTDLARPERTRYIHSNCARPGAPPAVLPARFLVACEHGHLDDFPWRFFVHRGAQACNGPLRLKELGASGEAAEIDVECAGCGARRRMSDAFGEEAQQNLPACRGRRPHLRDFAETGCAQPLKTILLGASNSWFGITLTALSVPVAVDRLGQLVEAHWHVLDKLVNQQNVELLMQLGNLPQLIDYGAGDVWAAIERKRSGAGPASEPRALKAPEWQVLTAPQAAPSLPHFQVVEVPPPSAYAGVIERVVLVERLREVSALLGFTRIASPGDFEEALELPEQTRAPLARKAPTWVPATEVHGEGLFLQFREDAIMEWLRARPALAERDRAFAQAHRQWRRRRRLDPTVPYPGLRYVLLHSLSHALIRQLALECGYTLASIRERIYALPPTAEDGPMAGLLLYTAAPDSEGTLGGLVSLGSPGELGRHLDAALSAMRLCTSDPLCAEHTPLLDAQVVQGAACHACLHAPETSCERGNKFLDRTLLVPTLDTGALAFFPGIA, translated from the coding sequence ATGACCATATTCGAGAAATATTCCGTCGGCGAGGTGCGACCCAGCCAGCTGCTGCATACCTTTGGCGTCGGCGCGGTGATCGACCTGCCCCACCTGTCGGTGATGATCATGGGCCTGGACGACTGGGATACCCGGCGCGCGCAAGAGATTGGCGAGGATCGCCTGCTGACGGCGGTGCAGCGCGAGCTGGGCCAGCAGGTGGAGCGGCTGCTCGGACCGCCGCGCGACACCACGCCGCCGACGGCCAATCCCTTCGCGCAGCCGCCGCAGGTCGGCGTACCCGTCGCGACCTTTCCGCGCTGGCTGCTGTGCCCCTACTGCCGCCTGCTGGCACCGCTCGACTCCGGCCTCGTTCAGCTCAAGACCGATCTGGCCCGCCCGGAGCGCACGCGCTACATCCACAGCAATTGCGCCCGGCCCGGCGCGCCGCCCGCGGTCCTGCCCGCGCGCTTTCTGGTCGCCTGCGAGCACGGCCACCTGGACGACTTTCCCTGGCGCTTCTTCGTCCACCGGGGCGCGCAGGCGTGCAACGGCCCGCTGCGCCTGAAGGAGCTGGGGGCCTCCGGCGAGGCGGCGGAGATCGACGTGGAGTGCGCCGGCTGCGGCGCTCGCCGACGCATGTCGGATGCCTTCGGCGAGGAGGCACAGCAGAATCTACCCGCCTGCCGGGGCCGCCGCCCGCATCTGCGCGATTTCGCCGAGACCGGCTGCGCGCAGCCGCTCAAGACGATCCTGCTGGGCGCGTCCAATAGCTGGTTCGGCATCACGCTCACGGCGCTCTCGGTGCCCGTGGCGGTCGATCGGCTCGGCCAGCTCGTCGAGGCGCACTGGCATGTGCTGGATAAGCTGGTCAATCAGCAGAACGTCGAGCTGCTGATGCAGCTCGGCAACCTGCCGCAGCTCATCGACTACGGCGCGGGTGACGTGTGGGCGGCGATCGAGCGGAAGCGCAGCGGAGCGGGCCCAGCGTCCGAGCCGCGCGCGCTCAAAGCGCCGGAGTGGCAGGTGCTGACCGCGCCGCAGGCCGCGCCCAGCCTGCCCCACTTTCAGGTCGTCGAGGTGCCGCCGCCGTCGGCGTATGCCGGCGTGATCGAGCGGGTGGTGCTGGTCGAGCGGCTGCGCGAGGTCAGCGCGCTGCTCGGCTTTACGCGCATCGCCTCGCCGGGCGACTTCGAGGAGGCGCTGGAGCTGCCGGAGCAGACGCGGGCGCCGCTCGCCCGCAAAGCGCCGACCTGGGTGCCGGCGACCGAAGTGCATGGCGAGGGTCTGTTTCTTCAGTTCCGGGAGGACGCGATCATGGAGTGGCTGCGCGCGCGGCCAGCGCTGGCCGAGCGCGACCGGGCCTTTGCCCAGGCGCACCGGCAGTGGCGGCGGCGCCGCCGCCTGGACCCGACGGTGCCGTATCCGGGCCTGCGCTATGTGCTGCTGCACTCGCTGAGCCACGCGCTGATACGCCAGCTGGCGCTCGAATGCGGCTACACGCTGGCGAGCATCCGCGAGCGGATCTATGCCCTGCCGCCGACCGCCGAGGACGGCCCGATGGCCGGCCTGCTGCTCTACACCGCCGCGCCGGACAGCGAGGGCACGCTCGGCGGGCTGGTCAGCCTGGGATCGCCCGGCGAGCTGGGCCGCCATCTCGACGCCGCGCTGAGCGCGATGCGGCTGTGTACCTCCGACCCGCTCTGCGCGGAGCATACGCCGCTGCTGGACGCGCAGGTGGTCCAGGGCGCGGCCTGCCACGCCTGTCTGCACGCGCCCGAAACCTCGTGCGAGCGCGGCAATAAATTTCTGGACCGGACGCTGCTGGTGCCGACGCTCGACACCGGCGCGCTGGCGTTCTTTCCGGGGATCGCATGA
- the drmA gene encoding DISARM system helicase DrmA: MTIDPVILHPPTPAALRDELEQLVLADLLGPVGGEEEELTDRQVRDRYLVGMLAPRRQQLVQETLDSLQVTGEDAPDDGPVDAGVSQASSMFPSSFGLTCTVDGAATAVRIAAHWGRYQRARSATLTTATTEQPQMIWKRQPMGGEIPPFALADGAAASWSPDPDQPEVRVRAAARRMGDCWSVTVFLINEQDEPERSRDTAWIFQPELRVAAPDGAPIFRRRADLRRPPAADAVAAAEDQAMAMLYRHEVEFAVGHGVAVHAQLWPADPTCATAIVTRVVPSYEVGPTISPTADEIPEIARVELDMRALAELPRGGFSAALEPLIAAYTRWIARQRTRIGDPAEGLAEYAPVAEEVLDRCMLARDRIAAGIALLDADEQAAEAFRFMNRAMWQQRVHTRWAEERRRGRAATIEELDVPTQRSWRLFQLAFILINLPALTDLRHPDRTGDGDALADLLWFPTGGGKTEAYLGLTAYTLGIRRLQGVVAGRSGLEGVAVLMRYTLRLLTLQQFQRATALICACETIRRAAVAQGDHRWGTTPFRIGLWVGERTTPNTTERSAEALKRDGGQPSAFGGSGSPHQLTHCPWCGTAIDPGKHVVVNKTAGRTLLYCGDKLGDCPFSQRQAPGEGLPVLVVDEEIYRRLPALLIATVDKFAQMPWKGPVQMLFGQVDGYCERHGFRSPEIADADRHPAKDGLPAAQTRPHGPLRPPDLIIQDELHLISGPLGTLVGLYETGVDHLSSWEVGGMRVRPKVIASTATIRRAADQMQALFLHTVAVFPPQGLDAGDNFFATQRAPGPDTPGRKYIGICASGKRLKAVLIRVYVAYLAASQRLYERYGRAADPYMTLVGYFNAMRELGGMRRLVEDDVRSRLAKTDQRGLAKRSGLLLEELTSRKGSTDIPRVLNLLETPFDPAIEAQRTQARKAGRAVDLPRPLDVLLATNMIAVGVDVSRLGLMVVAGQPKTTAEYIQATSRVGRATPGLVCTVYNWTRPRDLSHYERFEHYHATFYQHVEALSVTPFAARAIDRGLSALLVAYVRLLGMEFNANNRAGRIERSHPYITTAMTAIARRAALVTTRQTTAALIEQALKQRVDAWEQEAQRSAGGRTLGYRSQRDGLTVGLLHRPEEGPWQTFTCLNSLREVEPTVDLILDERGLSSEEEPPFVAALVPDPSAEQPQPSQ; the protein is encoded by the coding sequence ATGACGATAGATCCGGTGATTCTCCACCCACCCACACCAGCCGCGCTCCGCGACGAGCTGGAGCAGCTCGTGCTCGCCGACCTGCTTGGACCCGTCGGCGGCGAAGAGGAAGAGCTAACCGACCGCCAGGTGCGCGACCGCTACCTCGTCGGCATGCTCGCGCCGCGTCGCCAGCAACTCGTCCAGGAGACGCTCGACAGCCTTCAGGTCACGGGCGAGGACGCGCCCGATGATGGGCCGGTCGATGCGGGCGTCAGCCAGGCGTCGAGCATGTTTCCCTCCTCGTTTGGCCTGACCTGCACCGTCGACGGCGCGGCGACGGCGGTGCGGATCGCCGCCCACTGGGGCCGCTACCAGCGCGCGCGAAGCGCGACGCTGACCACGGCCACGACCGAGCAGCCGCAGATGATCTGGAAGCGCCAGCCGATGGGCGGCGAGATCCCGCCCTTCGCCCTCGCCGACGGCGCTGCGGCAAGCTGGAGTCCCGATCCCGACCAGCCGGAGGTGCGCGTGCGCGCGGCGGCGCGGCGCATGGGCGATTGCTGGAGCGTGACGGTCTTTCTGATCAACGAGCAGGACGAGCCGGAGCGCAGCCGGGATACCGCCTGGATCTTCCAGCCGGAGCTGCGCGTCGCCGCGCCGGATGGCGCGCCGATCTTCCGCCGACGTGCCGATCTGCGCCGCCCGCCCGCCGCGGATGCCGTCGCCGCCGCCGAAGACCAGGCGATGGCGATGCTCTACCGCCACGAGGTCGAGTTTGCCGTCGGTCACGGCGTGGCCGTCCATGCCCAGCTCTGGCCTGCCGATCCCACCTGCGCCACCGCGATCGTGACGCGCGTCGTGCCCAGCTACGAGGTCGGCCCCACCATCAGCCCGACGGCGGACGAGATTCCGGAGATCGCCCGCGTCGAGCTGGACATGCGCGCGCTCGCCGAGCTGCCGCGTGGTGGCTTCTCTGCCGCGCTTGAGCCGCTGATCGCCGCGTATACGCGCTGGATCGCCCGGCAGCGGACACGCATCGGCGACCCTGCGGAGGGCCTGGCCGAGTACGCGCCTGTCGCCGAGGAGGTGCTCGACCGCTGCATGCTGGCCCGCGACCGGATTGCGGCGGGGATCGCGCTGCTGGATGCCGACGAGCAGGCGGCGGAGGCGTTTCGCTTCATGAACCGCGCCATGTGGCAGCAGCGCGTCCATACGCGCTGGGCCGAGGAGCGCAGGCGGGGGCGCGCCGCCACGATTGAGGAGCTTGACGTGCCGACGCAGCGCTCGTGGCGGCTCTTCCAGCTGGCCTTTATCCTGATCAATCTCCCGGCGCTGACCGATCTGCGCCATCCCGACCGCACCGGCGACGGCGACGCGCTGGCCGATCTGCTCTGGTTTCCCACCGGCGGCGGCAAGACCGAGGCGTATCTCGGCCTGACGGCCTACACGCTGGGCATCCGGCGCTTGCAGGGCGTGGTCGCCGGTCGCTCCGGCCTGGAGGGCGTCGCGGTGCTGATGCGCTACACGCTGCGCCTGCTGACGCTCCAGCAGTTCCAGCGGGCCACCGCGCTGATCTGCGCCTGCGAGACGATCCGGCGCGCTGCCGTTGCCCAGGGCGATCACCGCTGGGGCACCACACCCTTCCGCATCGGGCTGTGGGTCGGCGAGCGCACCACGCCCAATACCACTGAGCGCAGCGCCGAGGCGCTCAAGCGCGACGGCGGCCAGCCCAGCGCCTTCGGCGGCAGCGGCTCGCCCCATCAGCTCACCCACTGCCCCTGGTGCGGCACCGCGATCGACCCCGGCAAGCATGTCGTGGTCAACAAGACGGCTGGCCGCACGCTGCTCTACTGTGGCGACAAGCTCGGCGACTGCCCCTTCAGCCAGCGGCAGGCTCCCGGCGAGGGGTTGCCGGTGCTGGTCGTCGATGAAGAGATCTACCGCCGCCTGCCCGCGCTGCTGATCGCCACCGTCGATAAGTTCGCGCAGATGCCCTGGAAAGGGCCGGTCCAGATGCTCTTCGGCCAGGTCGACGGCTATTGCGAGCGGCACGGCTTTCGCTCGCCGGAGATCGCGGACGCCGATCGCCACCCGGCCAAGGATGGGCTGCCCGCCGCGCAGACCCGACCGCACGGCCCGCTGCGTCCGCCGGACCTGATCATTCAGGACGAGCTGCACCTGATCAGCGGCCCACTCGGCACGCTGGTCGGGCTGTACGAAACCGGCGTCGATCACCTGTCGTCCTGGGAGGTCGGCGGCATGCGCGTGCGGCCTAAGGTGATCGCCTCGACCGCGACGATCCGGCGGGCGGCGGACCAGATGCAGGCGCTCTTCCTGCACACGGTCGCGGTCTTCCCGCCGCAGGGCCTGGATGCCGGCGACAACTTCTTTGCGACGCAGCGCGCGCCCGGCCCGGACACGCCCGGGCGGAAATACATCGGGATCTGCGCGTCGGGCAAGCGGCTCAAGGCCGTGCTGATCCGCGTGTATGTCGCCTATCTCGCGGCCAGCCAGCGGCTCTACGAGCGCTACGGCAGAGCGGCGGACCCGTACATGACGCTGGTCGGCTACTTCAACGCCATGCGCGAGCTGGGCGGCATGCGGCGGCTGGTCGAAGACGACGTGCGCTCGCGGCTCGCCAAGACCGACCAGCGCGGCCTCGCCAAGCGCAGCGGGCTGCTGCTCGAAGAGCTGACCTCGCGCAAAGGCTCGACCGATATTCCCCGCGTGCTGAATCTGCTGGAGACGCCCTTCGATCCGGCGATCGAGGCGCAGCGGACGCAGGCACGCAAGGCGGGGCGCGCCGTCGATCTGCCGCGACCGCTGGATGTGCTGCTGGCGACCAATATGATCGCCGTCGGCGTCGACGTGAGCCGCCTGGGCCTGATGGTCGTGGCCGGGCAGCCCAAGACCACGGCGGAGTACATCCAGGCCACCAGCCGCGTCGGACGCGCGACGCCGGGCCTGGTCTGCACGGTGTATAACTGGACCCGCCCGCGCGACCTCAGCCACTACGAGCGCTTCGAGCACTACCACGCCACCTTCTACCAGCACGTCGAGGCGCTCTCGGTCACGCCCTTCGCGGCCCGCGCGATCGATCGCGGCCTCTCGGCGCTGCTGGTGGCGTATGTCCGGCTGCTCGGCATGGAGTTCAACGCCAATAACCGCGCCGGACGCATCGAGCGCAGCCACCCGTATATCACGACGGCGATGACGGCGATTGCCCGGCGCGCCGCGCTGGTGACGACCCGGCAGACGACCGCCGCGCTCATCGAGCAGGCGCTCAAGCAGCGCGTGGATGCGTGGGAGCAGGAGGCCCAGCGCAGTGCCGGCGGTCGCACGCTGGGCTATCGCAGCCAGCGCGACGGCCTGACCGTCGGGCTGCTCCACCGCCCGGAAGAAGGCCCCTGGCAGACCTTCACCTGCCTCAACTCGCTGCGCGAGGTCGAGCCGACGGTCGATCTGATCCTCGACGAGCGCGGCCTGAGCAGCGAGGAGGAGCCGCCCTTTGTCGCCGCGCTGGTGCCCGATCCCAGCGCCGAGCAGCCGCAGCCGTCGCAGTAG